Proteins encoded together in one Nitrosopumilus sp. window:
- the panB gene encoding 3-methyl-2-oxobutanoate hydroxymethyltransferase, translating into MHKSVQDIIKMKKEKKKISVITSYDYTLASLCDKAGIDVLLVGDSAGMVMLGYENTIPVTMDQMCMFTEAVSRARKNALLVSDLPFMSYQSSIEDAINNSGRLIKAGADAVKLEGGSIMAETISTIVDVGIPVMGHIGLQPQTTMLSQGYKVQGKTIDSAMKLIQDAKELEEAGVFSIALEMVSHQVAQIISESVSIPTIGIGSGVNCDGQVLVVQDLLGMYDKIKPKFAKRYMNLSEDIVNSLENYKKDIETGVFPSEDNWFSMDDDELKKLREHIEK; encoded by the coding sequence TTGCATAAATCAGTTCAAGATATAATCAAAATGAAAAAAGAAAAAAAGAAAATTTCAGTAATTACTAGTTATGATTACACTTTAGCATCATTATGTGATAAAGCTGGAATTGATGTACTGTTAGTTGGCGATAGTGCAGGGATGGTAATGCTTGGATATGAAAATACAATTCCAGTGACAATGGATCAAATGTGTATGTTTACAGAGGCAGTTAGTAGAGCACGAAAAAATGCACTACTAGTTTCCGATTTACCATTTATGTCATATCAATCAAGTATTGAGGATGCAATAAACAATTCAGGAAGATTAATCAAAGCAGGGGCAGATGCAGTAAAGCTTGAAGGGGGTTCTATAATGGCTGAAACAATTAGTACCATTGTGGATGTAGGAATTCCAGTAATGGGACATATTGGTCTACAGCCACAAACAACAATGTTATCACAAGGATACAAAGTTCAAGGAAAAACAATTGATAGTGCAATGAAGTTAATTCAGGATGCAAAAGAGCTTGAAGAAGCAGGTGTTTTTAGTATCGCATTAGAAATGGTTAGTCATCAAGTTGCACAAATCATATCAGAGAGTGTGAGTATCCCAACAATTGGAATAGGCTCTGGTGTAAATTGCGATGGACAAGTTTTGGTTGTTCAAGACTTGCTTGGAATGTATGATAAGATTAAACCCAAATTTGCAAAAAGATACATGAATTTATCTGAAGATATTGTAAATTCATTAGAGAATTACAAAAAAGATATTGAAACAGGGGTATTTCCTTCAGAAGATAATTGGTTTTCTATGGATGATGATGAACTAAAGAAATTGCGTGAGCATATTGAAAAGTAA
- a CDS encoding 4-phosphopantoate--beta-alanine ligase has protein sequence MSLIPKSHPRAKSLFIREKLVHGFDKGLVAKEGLLAQGRGEAFDYLLGEKTGKNAKNAIKVAAAQLLLAKMPVISVNGNVAALCPKEIVKLSKQTKAKLEVNLFYTNEKRKKAIVSTLKKNGASEILGINPRDSAKLSGIDSARRIVDKNGIFSADVVVVPLEDGDRTMALRNAGKLVITFDLNPLSRTSQTASITIVDNVTRAIHVLIDETKKLSRKNKKELKNIVKNFDNKKNLSENIIQIKDNLTRRAKIA, from the coding sequence ATGTCATTAATTCCAAAATCTCATCCTAGAGCAAAATCACTTTTTATACGTGAAAAATTAGTGCATGGTTTTGATAAAGGATTAGTTGCCAAAGAAGGTCTGCTAGCACAGGGGAGAGGAGAAGCATTTGATTATTTACTTGGGGAGAAAACTGGGAAAAATGCAAAAAATGCAATAAAAGTAGCAGCTGCTCAACTCCTTTTGGCAAAAATGCCTGTCATTTCAGTAAATGGTAATGTTGCAGCATTATGCCCAAAGGAAATTGTGAAATTATCCAAACAAACCAAAGCCAAACTCGAGGTAAATCTATTTTATACAAATGAAAAAAGGAAAAAAGCCATAGTCAGTACGCTTAAGAAAAACGGGGCTAGTGAAATATTAGGAATTAATCCAAGAGATTCAGCCAAATTATCAGGAATTGATTCTGCAAGAAGAATAGTAGACAAGAATGGAATATTTTCTGCAGATGTTGTAGTTGTACCACTAGAAGATGGAGATAGAACCATGGCACTTAGAAATGCTGGAAAATTGGTAATAACATTTGATCTTAATCCATTATCCAGAACTTCACAAACTGCAAGTATTACAATAGTAGACAATGTTACTCGAGCAATTCATGTACTCATTGATGAAACCAAAAAACTATCCCGAAAAAACAAGAAAGAACTAAAAAATATTGTAAAGAATTTTGATAACAAAAAAAACCTTTCAGAAAATATCATTCAAATAAAAGATAATTTAACAAGGAGAGCAAAAATTGCATAA
- a CDS encoding GHMP kinase: MEATAFCPAHITGFFKAHLDEEHNSLENFGSMGAGFSIKQGVTTKVKIIPRKNLESNFRISTIGYQSDKTDVSEFVLSEFKKLGNFSDKFFEIEHEISIPVGYGLGSSSAVALSMSYALDEALGTKLDRTKIGQIAHNAEVNCKTGLGDVLASYHGGFEIRVKPGAPGIGTVEKINTDKISIIMICFSPISTNKFIKERLSQINGLGGKMVNRLLKSKDYEHFQDMSIEFAKYVDVMTPRMQKVVNEFNNKNVKCGIALFGETIFSMIPKEEENRVLEILEKYSDGIIIKSELDNIGARVLLN; this comes from the coding sequence ATGGAGGCAACAGCATTTTGTCCGGCTCACATTACAGGTTTTTTCAAAGCTCATTTAGATGAGGAACACAATAGTTTGGAAAACTTTGGTTCAATGGGTGCTGGTTTTTCCATAAAGCAAGGAGTAACAACCAAAGTCAAAATTATCCCTAGAAAGAATTTAGAATCAAACTTTAGAATTTCAACAATAGGTTATCAATCAGATAAGACGGATGTTTCAGAATTTGTTTTAAGTGAATTTAAAAAATTAGGAAATTTTTCAGATAAATTTTTTGAAATTGAACATGAGATATCAATTCCAGTTGGATATGGTTTAGGTTCTAGCAGTGCAGTTGCACTATCAATGTCATATGCATTAGATGAAGCACTTGGAACAAAATTAGATAGAACAAAAATTGGACAAATTGCACATAATGCTGAAGTAAATTGTAAAACTGGATTAGGAGATGTTTTAGCATCATACCATGGAGGTTTTGAAATTCGTGTTAAACCAGGTGCACCAGGTATTGGAACTGTAGAAAAAATCAATACAGATAAAATTTCAATAATTATGATATGTTTTTCACCAATTTCAACCAATAAATTCATCAAAGAAAGATTATCTCAGATTAACGGTCTTGGAGGGAAAATGGTCAATAGATTACTAAAATCAAAAGATTATGAACACTTTCAAGACATGTCAATAGAATTTGCAAAATATGTTGATGTTATGACTCCACGAATGCAAAAAGTGGTAAATGAATTTAATAATAAAAATGTTAAATGTGGAATTGCTCTTTTTGGAGAAACGATTTTTTCAATGATTCCAAAAGAAGAAGAAAATAGAGTTTTAGAGATTTTAGAAAAATATTCAGATGGAATAATAATAAAATCAGAACTAGATAATATTGGAGCAAGAGTTCTTTTAAATTAA
- a CDS encoding phosphate uptake regulator PhoU, which produces MTKFIRRLQRIGSSILVSLPKEWVDANGLDKKSQVELETWEDSISISANKETRLTKELVISYPLPKEENIVADITGAYLLGYDVIQINSKSIIPGEDREKIRNSMRRLVGMEIIEEDASKINMQFLLDATTLNPEKILKRMSSIALGMYDDASNGLLSDDKSNLQTLAKRDVEVNRQYFLLVRLIRSTLVDKRLASAFNLENIDVLDYRVAANLLENAGDSIVEIANFIYNSSLSKEHSKKIYDVVKEFSKLAEKSIDAFTKPDRLLAIEAISLHKKFEEKLSLLRITLGNKNQIPIDFLDLVYMFERIAQSWADVADLVKPIYNE; this is translated from the coding sequence TTGACTAAATTCATTAGACGCCTACAAAGGATTGGCAGTAGTATTCTTGTATCTCTTCCTAAAGAATGGGTTGATGCCAATGGCTTGGATAAAAAGAGTCAAGTTGAACTTGAAACATGGGAGGATAGCATTTCAATTTCGGCAAATAAGGAAACCCGTTTAACAAAAGAACTTGTAATTTCATATCCACTTCCAAAAGAAGAAAATATTGTTGCCGATATTACAGGAGCTTATCTTTTGGGTTATGATGTAATTCAAATTAATTCCAAGTCTATTATTCCAGGAGAAGATAGAGAAAAAATTCGTAATTCTATGAGACGATTAGTTGGCATGGAAATCATTGAAGAGGATGCATCAAAAATTAACATGCAATTTCTTTTAGATGCAACTACACTTAATCCAGAGAAAATTCTTAAACGTATGAGCTCCATTGCATTGGGAATGTATGATGATGCTTCAAATGGATTACTCTCAGATGATAAATCTAATTTGCAAACACTTGCAAAACGTGATGTTGAAGTTAATAGACAATATTTTTTACTTGTACGTTTAATTCGTAGCACTTTAGTTGATAAGAGATTAGCTAGTGCATTCAATTTAGAAAATATTGATGTCTTAGATTATAGAGTTGCAGCCAATCTTCTTGAAAATGCAGGTGATTCTATTGTAGAAATTGCAAATTTTATTTATAATTCGTCCTTATCTAAAGAACATTCAAAAAAGATTTATGATGTAGTTAAAGAATTTAGTAAATTAGCTGAAAAGTCTATTGATGCATTTACAAAACCTGATAGACTATTGGCAATTGAAGCAATTTCATTACATAAAAAATTTGAAGAAAAACTCAGTTTACTTCGAATTACGTTGGGAAATAAAAATCAAATTCCTATAGATTTTCTAGATCTAGTGTATATGTTTGAAAGAATAGCTCAATCATGGGCTGATGTAGCAGATCTTGTAAAACCAATCTATAATGAATGA
- a CDS encoding NUDIX hydrolase: protein MKKKKIYEGEILGLSVYEGEIEGRKVKREMIEHRGAAAMLAFDENNKIILVKQHRFPHGYVLEIPAGTLEKKEEPIKCAFRELEEETGYRAKKMTPLITYYPSIGYNTEVIHCFVASGLKKIADLKLDDDEILSVVKMDLKRVISMIKSGKIQDSKTICAVLTYASKKKL from the coding sequence GTGAAGAAAAAGAAGATCTATGAAGGAGAAATTTTAGGATTAAGTGTTTATGAAGGAGAAATTGAAGGAAGAAAAGTAAAACGTGAAATGATAGAACATAGAGGTGCTGCAGCAATGTTGGCCTTTGATGAAAACAATAAGATAATTCTTGTAAAACAGCATAGATTTCCCCATGGATATGTACTTGAAATTCCTGCAGGAACATTAGAGAAAAAAGAAGAACCAATAAAATGTGCCTTCAGAGAACTTGAGGAGGAAACAGGTTATAGGGCAAAAAAGATGACCCCTTTAATCACCTATTACCCTTCAATTGGATACAATACTGAGGTAATTCATTGTTTTGTAGCCTCTGGATTAAAGAAAATTGCTGATTTGAAACTTGATGACGATGAGATATTATCAGTTGTCAAAATGGATTTGAAAAGAGTAATTTCTATGATTAAATCGGGAAAAATTCAAGATTCAAAAACAATTTGTGCAGTTTTAACTTATGCATCAAAAAAGAAGCTATAG
- a CDS encoding AsnC family transcriptional regulator encodes MDKLDMKILSRLMNNCRESDRQIGMELGISGGAVRARVRKMIEKNVIENFFVKVEPPILGYGVLYIVVSGEDINEILEQVSLVGEPNFVVPCVGGITVCSIAIKENIQQKIELAKKLMKDVRVLSIFEAENPGYDANLTKTDLEILEELIKEPRQKIDKIAKNTKLSTKTITRCIDKLQQNEGIQFTLIHNPKKIENFIPHAILSWVDGDLKETLENMNKEFSEFYLQIPFIAKNQIVLFMYSDNIFKMDELSQKVRKLKNVKSADLFIPKKISFYVSWIEKAIDNFKKLPKLHLTYQTN; translated from the coding sequence ATGGACAAATTAGATATGAAGATCCTTAGTCGTTTAATGAACAACTGTAGAGAATCAGACAGGCAAATAGGCATGGAATTAGGAATTTCAGGTGGTGCTGTTCGTGCACGAGTCAGAAAAATGATAGAAAAAAATGTGATTGAGAATTTCTTTGTAAAGGTAGAACCTCCGATTTTGGGTTATGGCGTTTTGTATATTGTAGTGTCAGGGGAAGACATTAACGAAATTTTAGAACAGGTAAGTTTAGTCGGAGAACCTAATTTTGTAGTCCCATGTGTTGGAGGAATCACTGTTTGTAGTATTGCAATAAAAGAAAACATTCAACAGAAAATTGAACTTGCAAAAAAACTAATGAAAGATGTTAGAGTTTTATCTATTTTTGAGGCAGAAAATCCAGGATATGACGCAAATCTTACAAAAACGGATTTAGAGATACTTGAAGAGCTAATTAAAGAACCAAGACAAAAAATTGATAAAATTGCAAAGAATACAAAACTATCAACAAAAACCATCACTCGTTGTATTGACAAATTACAACAAAATGAAGGAATTCAGTTTACATTAATTCATAATCCTAAAAAAATCGAAAATTTTATCCCCCACGCAATATTATCTTGGGTAGACGGTGATCTTAAAGAAACACTTGAGAATATGAATAAAGAGTTTTCAGAATTTTATTTACAAATTCCATTTATTGCAAAAAATCAAATTGTATTGTTTATGTATAGTGATAATATTTTCAAGATGGATGAGCTAAGTCAAAAAGTAAGAAAATTAAAAAATGTAAAATCTGCTGATCTATTCATTCCTAAAAAAATTTCATTTTATGTAAGTTGGATTGAAAAAGCAATAGATAATTTTAAAAAATTACCAAAATTACATCTTACATATCAAACAAATTAA
- a CDS encoding FtsX-like permease family protein → MEYRLRLAKRMLFNKKGSLIGAVLAVTIGILVIHVNFVIFQGLFDAIVRDISDYRNGDILVTDEADFIDKSDLSLVNWFERIPYVEAATPRLSSTAEMNMTKNGKLIEETRIPIVGVDPFRDIRASTVAETVTEGSYVFSRNSIVLGTSVARDLGGAQVGDSVKVLVVDRFGQDQIRRFTVSGIASSPGGQGFDYSAVVHIDTLRDMMNRPGDSGSLMVKLNDPTKAFEVKEFFLRSFPNDDFIAETIEESAEQQLAGFRSGIAMINMIGYFGMMSSAFAIVTIQMMLVNGKTKEIGVMRAIGAKRKDILLIFIFQGMIIGAIGAGVGTAAGLGYTFYAKETKMSFNNSLPLEVSYNWEKIIQTALTSFALAIIASLYPSYRATKLLPVEAMRTV, encoded by the coding sequence ATGGAATACAGACTACGTCTTGCAAAAAGAATGCTGTTCAATAAAAAAGGTAGTTTGATTGGAGCCGTTTTAGCAGTAACCATAGGAATTTTGGTTATTCATGTAAATTTTGTAATTTTTCAGGGATTATTTGATGCCATTGTTAGGGACATTAGTGATTATAGAAATGGAGATATTCTTGTAACAGATGAAGCTGATTTTATTGATAAATCTGACTTGTCACTTGTAAATTGGTTTGAGCGAATTCCTTATGTTGAAGCAGCTACACCTCGGCTTTCATCGACGGCAGAAATGAACATGACAAAAAATGGAAAACTAATTGAAGAAACTCGTATTCCAATAGTAGGTGTTGATCCATTTAGGGATATTAGAGCATCAACTGTAGCTGAGACTGTTACTGAAGGATCTTATGTTTTCTCTCGAAATTCAATTGTGTTAGGTACTTCTGTTGCAAGAGATCTAGGTGGTGCTCAAGTTGGGGATAGTGTTAAAGTCTTGGTAGTTGATAGATTTGGTCAGGATCAAATCAGAAGATTTACAGTTTCAGGAATTGCATCATCTCCAGGTGGGCAAGGATTTGATTATAGTGCCGTTGTACATATAGATACTTTACGTGATATGATGAATAGACCAGGTGACTCTGGTTCATTAATGGTGAAGCTAAATGATCCAACTAAAGCATTTGAAGTGAAAGAATTCTTCTTACGTTCTTTTCCAAATGATGACTTTATTGCAGAAACTATAGAAGAATCAGCTGAGCAACAACTTGCTGGATTTAGATCCGGAATTGCAATGATTAACATGATCGGATATTTTGGAATGATGTCTTCAGCGTTTGCTATTGTTACGATTCAAATGATGTTAGTTAATGGTAAAACAAAAGAAATTGGAGTTATGAGAGCAATTGGGGCAAAAAGAAAAGATATTCTACTAATTTTTATTTTCCAAGGAATGATTATTGGAGCAATTGGTGCTGGTGTAGGAACTGCAGCAGGATTGGGATACACATTTTATGCTAAAGAGACTAAAATGTCATTTAATAACAGTCTCCCACTCGAGGTCAGTTACAACTGGGAAAAAATCATTCAAACTGCATTAACATCATTTGCTTTAGCAATCATTGCATCACTTTATCCATCCTACAGAGCAACAAAATTGTTACCAGTGGAGGCGATGAGAACTGTCTAA
- a CDS encoding ABC transporter ATP-binding protein codes for MVGSSGSGKSTLLNLIGLLDHPTNGKILIDGVDTTRLDDNKISSFRNKKLGFIFQFSNLLSDLTVLENVLLPRQIAGANNFSEKEAKDLLTAVGLQQQMHKRANKISGGQAQRVAIARGLINKPSIVLADEPTGNLDSVTSETIVQLMKSMAKKLNHTFIVVTHDRDHFGDVDRIITIKDGRAFEGDMPSEMEVIA; via the coding sequence ATTGTTGGCAGTTCAGGTTCAGGAAAATCTACATTACTTAATCTCATTGGATTATTAGATCATCCTACCAATGGGAAGATCCTAATTGATGGAGTTGACACAACTAGACTTGATGATAATAAAATTTCTTCATTTAGGAATAAGAAATTAGGATTTATTTTTCAATTTTCTAATTTGTTGTCTGATCTTACAGTTTTAGAAAATGTATTACTTCCTAGACAAATTGCTGGAGCAAATAATTTTTCAGAAAAAGAAGCTAAAGATTTGCTTACAGCAGTTGGTTTACAACAACAAATGCATAAACGTGCAAATAAAATTTCAGGTGGACAAGCACAAAGAGTAGCAATTGCAAGAGGGCTTATCAATAAACCATCAATTGTATTAGCTGATGAGCCAACAGGTAATCTTGATTCTGTAACGTCTGAAACAATTGTTCAACTAATGAAATCAATGGCAAAAAAACTTAATCATACTTTCATTGTTGTCACACATGACAGAGACCATTTTGGGGATGTAGATAGAATTATCACAATAAAAGATGGAAGAGCATTTGAAGGTGACATGCCATCAGAGATGGAGGTTATAGCATAA
- a CDS encoding AarF/ABC1/UbiB kinase family protein, with product MTTIRTIQVLIKLLPSIFALRRDRKRWIHQENKEIDLEQFRKNARKVLDTFISLGPVYIKLGQWLSSRADILPQPYLEELSKLQDSVPAAPFDQVKPIIEKDLGSINEKFDNIDSNCISGASLGQVYRGAVSGQQIVVKVKRPGIEKIVHEDLKVLKKILPIALRFVDPNLRYSAKAMLSQFIETIHEEMDYTNELENLKKIKHDMEQNSIVIVPTVYDDLSSKNVLTMEYLPGIKVTNVQALNEKGIDREQLVIDVHKVFFTMLLKHSIFHADPHPGNISVTDDGKLILYDYGMVGRINNETRFKLIRLYLALVEKNPPRVVNAMAELGMLTPGYNRTVIEKGIELSIRAMHGNKPDEMEVQSLMELANQTMSKFPFVLPKNLALYMRMASIIEGIYKTHNVDFKFVKVLKNILEEENLIPRAYVEELKISFDNFAKSVDYAIRLGPEMKRLIDDAEVYMKKGKPMVLISGSIFASATFIGSTILFQSNQTLGIIGMISSGLIMIGSALFRNL from the coding sequence ATGACTACCATTAGAACAATTCAAGTTCTCATCAAACTTTTGCCATCCATATTTGCATTAAGAAGAGATAGAAAACGATGGATTCATCAAGAGAACAAAGAAATTGATTTGGAACAATTTAGAAAAAATGCAAGAAAAGTTCTTGATACATTTATCTCACTTGGTCCTGTATACATCAAACTAGGACAATGGTTATCTTCAAGAGCAGATATTTTGCCACAACCATACTTGGAAGAATTATCAAAACTACAAGATAGTGTACCAGCTGCACCATTTGATCAAGTAAAACCCATTATTGAAAAAGATCTTGGATCAATAAATGAAAAATTTGATAATATTGATTCAAATTGTATCTCTGGAGCATCCCTTGGACAAGTTTATCGAGGAGCTGTTTCTGGTCAGCAAATAGTTGTTAAAGTAAAAAGACCAGGTATTGAAAAAATTGTACACGAAGATCTTAAAGTATTGAAAAAAATTCTACCAATAGCATTAAGATTTGTTGATCCCAATCTTAGATATTCTGCAAAAGCTATGTTGTCCCAATTCATAGAAACAATCCATGAAGAGATGGATTATACTAATGAATTAGAAAATCTTAAAAAAATTAAGCATGATATGGAGCAAAATAGCATTGTAATAGTACCAACAGTTTATGATGATTTATCCTCCAAAAATGTACTTACTATGGAATATCTTCCTGGAATCAAGGTAACTAATGTTCAAGCCCTAAATGAAAAAGGAATAGATCGAGAGCAATTAGTAATTGATGTTCATAAAGTATTTTTTACAATGCTTCTCAAACACTCAATTTTCCATGCAGATCCTCATCCAGGAAACATTTCAGTCACAGATGATGGAAAACTCATTTTGTATGACTATGGAATGGTTGGGCGAATAAATAATGAGACTAGATTCAAACTAATCAGGCTATATCTTGCTCTTGTTGAGAAAAATCCTCCAAGAGTAGTAAATGCAATGGCAGAACTTGGAATGCTTACACCTGGATATAACAGAACAGTAATTGAGAAAGGAATAGAACTTTCCATTCGTGCAATGCATGGAAATAAACCCGATGAGATGGAAGTTCAAAGTTTGATGGAGCTTGCTAATCAAACAATGAGCAAATTTCCATTTGTGTTGCCAAAAAATTTGGCTTTGTATATGAGAATGGCATCAATCATAGAAGGAATTTACAAGACACACAATGTTGATTTCAAGTTTGTAAAAGTTTTAAAAAATATTCTAGAGGAAGAAAATCTGATTCCTAGAGCATATGTTGAGGAATTAAAAATATCATTTGATAATTTTGCAAAATCTGTTGATTATGCAATTCGTTTAGGTCCTGAAATGAAAAGACTAATTGATGATGCTGAAGTATATATGAAAAAAGGAAAACCAATGGTTTTAATCAGTGGAAGTATTTTTGCATCTGCAACTTTTATTGGCTCAACAATATTATTTCAATCAAATCAAACACTTGGAATTATTGGCATGATCAGTTCAGGTCTAATCATGATTGGCTCAGCTTTATTCAGGAATCTTTAG
- the hsp14 gene encoding archaeal heat shock protein Hsp14 produces the protein MGLVKEVIKEIGNKSREFYEFVLPPVDMHLDDETLKIVIDIPGFAKENINLILCGDILSIKAKKIIDEKQTEKFVCNQRPNLIDKKIRLPIDIKQGEEKIESAKYDNGVLTLIIPVSKKGKNISIE, from the coding sequence ATGGGACTAGTCAAGGAAGTAATCAAAGAGATTGGAAACAAATCAAGGGAGTTTTACGAATTTGTTTTGCCACCAGTTGACATGCATTTAGATGATGAAACGCTCAAAATAGTAATTGATATTCCTGGATTTGCTAAAGAGAATATCAATTTGATATTGTGCGGAGATATTCTTTCAATAAAAGCTAAAAAAATTATTGATGAAAAACAAACTGAGAAATTTGTTTGCAATCAAAGACCAAATCTCATAGATAAAAAAATTAGATTACCTATAGATATTAAACAAGGAGAAGAAAAAATAGAATCTGCAAAATATGATAATGGTGTACTTACGTTAATAATTCCTGTTTCCAAAAAAGGAAAAAATATCTCAATAGAATAA
- the tmk gene encoding dTMP kinase, whose product MIIVIEGGDQAGKLTQSTMLEKELKKQKIKTKLFHFPDYKTPIGKEIRKYLDGKRKFPPQVIHCLLAANRWEKLDEIKKAQEKNSVLIMNRYYHSNLIYGIANNLNQKWLENLDEGLPKADLVILLDVTQKESFNRQKTHRDKFEKNKEFLRKISKIYRTTAKKKHWKIIDASKSKQQVHEEIMKAFSKKLGL is encoded by the coding sequence ATGATTATTGTAATTGAGGGCGGAGATCAGGCAGGAAAATTGACCCAATCAACGATGCTAGAAAAAGAACTTAAAAAACAAAAAATTAAAACAAAACTTTTTCATTTTCCTGACTACAAAACCCCAATTGGAAAAGAAATTAGAAAATATCTTGATGGAAAACGAAAATTTCCTCCTCAAGTAATTCATTGTCTTTTAGCTGCAAATAGATGGGAAAAACTAGATGAAATCAAAAAAGCACAAGAAAAAAATTCTGTTTTAATTATGAATAGATATTATCACTCTAATCTAATTTATGGAATTGCTAATAATCTTAATCAAAAATGGCTTGAAAATTTAGATGAAGGACTACCAAAAGCAGATCTTGTAATTCTATTAGATGTGACCCAAAAAGAATCATTTAACAGACAGAAAACTCATCGAGATAAATTTGAAAAAAATAAAGAATTTCTAAGAAAGATCTCAAAAATTTATCGTACTACTGCAAAGAAAAAACATTGGAAGATCATTGATGCATCAAAATCTAAACAACAAGTCCATGAAGAAATCATGAAAGCATTTTCTAAAAAATTAGGATTATGA
- a CDS encoding HD domain-containing protein has translation MKKNYLDIIDPIHDFIRVYDHELSIIDNPIFQRLRRIRQLSGAHLTYPAAQHTRFEHSLGVMHIASQAGNALSEKEILKSDDIEILRLAGLLHDIGHGPFSHLFEEIIHEKKISHEDFGKEIILKSEIGDNLSKNGYDKKFITRIAFGDSKFQYLNEIVSGALSADMMDYLLRDGYFTGAEHAKIDHKRITQSLDVYKKKLALERSALYSFESMMHSRYQMFKAVYFHKTVRAAEVMLLEALRLSDDEFGFTSFNINEFVKLTDESVLAALISSKSQKLKRAKQFALDYQNRKLLKCVFERILTNQTNLKKTRTDELRAILSKKSKVDENEIFVDNSLTPSIPLAPSKNESKSIILVTNDNGKSSAIEMPISKIPVVSAISGFMNILRIYTHQKNRKKVEIAAKSILGDLK, from the coding sequence ATGAAAAAAAATTACTTAGATATTATAGATCCCATTCATGATTTTATTCGTGTTTATGATCATGAACTTTCAATAATTGATAATCCTATTTTTCAGAGATTAAGAAGAATTAGACAACTTTCTGGGGCTCATCTAACATACCCTGCTGCCCAACACACAAGATTTGAACACTCTCTTGGAGTTATGCACATTGCAAGCCAAGCAGGAAACGCATTATCTGAAAAAGAAATTTTAAAATCTGATGATATTGAAATTTTGAGATTAGCTGGCCTGCTACATGATATAGGACACGGACCTTTTTCTCATTTATTTGAAGAAATAATTCATGAGAAGAAAATATCTCATGAAGACTTTGGCAAAGAAATTATTCTTAAATCTGAAATTGGTGATAACCTCTCAAAAAATGGATATGATAAAAAATTCATAACAAGAATCGCATTTGGTGATTCAAAATTTCAATATCTTAATGAAATTGTTTCAGGTGCTCTAAGTGCTGATATGATGGATTATTTACTTAGGGATGGTTATTTTACAGGAGCAGAGCATGCAAAAATTGATCATAAAAGAATTACACAATCCCTTGATGTTTACAAGAAAAAACTAGCACTTGAGCGTTCAGCTTTGTATTCATTTGAATCAATGATGCACTCTAGATATCAAATGTTCAAAGCCGTTTATTTTCATAAAACTGTAAGGGCAGCAGAAGTAATGCTACTTGAGGCATTACGATTATCTGATGATGAATTTGGTTTTACATCATTTAACATTAATGAATTTGTCAAACTCACCGATGAATCTGTTCTAGCCGCCTTAATTTCATCAAAATCTCAAAAATTAAAACGAGCAAAACAATTTGCACTAGATTATCAAAATAGAAAACTGCTAAAATGTGTATTTGAAAGAATTCTGACAAACCAAACCAATTTGAAAAAAACTCGAACAGATGAACTTAGAGCAATTCTTTCTAAAAAATCTAAGGTGGATGAAAATGAGATTTTTGTAGATAATTCTCTTACCCCTTCCATTCCATTGGCACCATCCAAAAATGAGTCAAAATCAATTATTTTGGTAACTAATGATAATGGAAAATCATCAGCCATAGAGATGCCAATATCTAAAATTCCGGTAGTTTCAGCAATTTCTGGATTTATGAATATACTTCGAATTTATACCCACCAAAAGAATAGAAAAAAAGTTGAAATTGCTGCTAAATCCATCCTTGGTGATCTAAAGTGA